TTGCTCGAGCGTAAACCAAAGGCTCTGTCCGGTGGTCAGCGTCAGCGTGTTGCCTTGGGTCGTGCGATTGTCCGTGATCCACAAGTCTTCTTGATGGATGAGCCACTTTCCAACTTGGATGCGAAACTCCGCGGTCAGATGCGTGCCGAAATTACAAAGCTGGTTAAGCGCCTTGAAACCACTTGTATCTATGTAACGCATGACCAAACAGAAGCTATGACGATGGGTGACCGTATCGTTGTTATGCAAGACGGCATTATTCAACAAGCGGATTCCCCAGAGCAACTGTACAACAATCCGAACAACCTGTTCGTTGCTGGTTTCATCGGTTCCCCAACCATGAACTTCATCAACGGTAAATTGTCCGAGCAAAACGGTGGCGTATACTTCACTTCCCAGGGCTTGAACGTTCAAGTACCAGGTGGTAAAGCGCAATTGCTCAAAAACAAATCCATGATTGGCAAAGAAGTAATCATGGGTGTTCGTCCGGAAGATATTCATGAAGAGCCCGTCTTCCTGGAAGCTTCCCCGAACACAATCTTCACTGCAAAAGTTGACGTAACCGAGAACCTTGGTCACGAAATGCTCTTGTACCTGAGCGGCTTGGGCACCGATACGGTTATCGGCCGTGTAGACGGGCGTTCGACTACTCGCGAAAGCGACAATGTGAAATTGGCACTCGACATGAACAAAGTTCATATCTTTGATAAAGAGTCTGAATTGAACGTATTGCTCGAAGACTAATCTTCAGCAATCGGGATCTCTTGAAAACCGCCCTCTCAAGGGGCGGTTTTTTTAGGAGAAAAATACATAAATCCAGGTAGTATTCACTCCTAGAGAGGGTTTAAGGTGTTTCTCGCAGAAGGTAGTAGATGCATTCAAAGGAATAGCAGATATATAAAGCAGTAAACCCAGATACTGGAGAAGAATGGAGTTTATAATGCCTTTCGTGATAAAACATTACATTTATATTATTCAAGTTATAGTACGTAATCGTAGTGTCGGTTCACCCCAATATAAGCCTAATGTCGCGATTGAATAGCCGGTTAGAATTGCATTCATTGGTTTTTTTCGATAAGATAAGCACAAAGCAAGGCATACATAAGTATGGGACATACGGGATGTTGAAGCATATTTCATGTGAATTGCCAGATCGCTGATAAGGCTTATACAGATTATCTACTTTAGATAATATCGAATATGGAATATATCATCCAATACGGGCCGCGTACATGACGGTTGCGTTGTGATGTCAACATACAATGGAAGAAGAGGGGTAAGACCATGGCCAAGAAAGTGAAGGTATCCGAGCTGGTCCAGCAGTTTCAGCTGGAGGTCATCGCAGGTGAGGAAGGCTTAAAACGTCAGATTACAACGGACGATCTGAATCGCCCGGGATTGGAAATGGCCGGTTATTTTGAATACCATCCGCGGGAACGGGTCCAGCTACTGGGCCGCACGGAGTTGGCTTTCTTCGGAATGCTGAAGCCGGAAGAGCGTAAAGAGCGGATGCGCAGCCTGTGTACGGAAGAAACACCTTGCATTGTAGTTACTCGTTCCTTGGAAGTGCCGGAGGAACTGGTGGAACTCGGGAACGAAAGAGGTTTGCCTGTACTGCGCAGCAGTATGGCGACAACCATTCTGACAAGCCGATTCACAAGCTTCCTGGAGCGTAAACTTGCACCAACTACAACCATCCACGGGGTATTGTGCGATGTTTATGGCGTGGGGATGCTGATCACAGGTTCAAGCGGTATCGGGAAGAGTGAGACGGCATTGGAGCTCGTCAAACGCGGACACCGGTTGATTGCGGATGATGCGGTGGAGATACGTCAGACATCGGATTTTCAGCTTCACGGAACGGCGCCGGAGTTGATTCGCCATCTTCTGGAGATTCGCGGAGTTGGTATTATTAATGTCATGACGTTATTCGGTGCAGGAGCCGTTCGGAACAATAAACGGATTACGCTTGTTGTTCGATTGGAAGCTTGGCAGCAGGATAAACAGTATGATCGTCTGGGATTAGATGAAGAAACAACACGAATTATTGAGACAGACATCCCTCTGGTCACCATTCCGGTTCGTCCAGGACGTAACCTTGCGGTTATTATTGAGGTAGCAGCTATGAACTACAGATTGAAACAAATGGGACTGAATGCTGCGCTGCAGTTTACGAACAAACTGACAGCTACGATCGCTGAAGATATGGACGATTTGGACTAGGACTAGGGAGGTTATAAAAGATGCAAACATTGCTCATCGATCCGGTGGCGTTCTCCATCGGATCGCTGCGTGTTCATTGGTATGGCTTGATTTTGGGGTTGGGAGCTTTAGCGGGGCTGTTACTGGCCATTCGCGAGGGGAAGCGTTTTGGCATTCCGCAGGAATTTTTTATGGATTTGCTCTTGCTTGGTGTTCCTTCCGCAATCATTGGTGCGCGTATTTATTATGTAGCTTTTAAATGGGAAGATTATAAAGACAACTTCCTGGATGTGTTCAAAATATGGAACGGCGGGATTGCCATATTCGGTGCCCTTATTGGTGCCATTATCTGTGCGTTAATCTTTGTTCGCCGGAAAGGCTATTCATTCTGGCGGATTGCCGATATCTGCGCTCCGTCCCTGTTGGCTGGTCAGATCATTGGACGCTGGGGGAACTTCGTTAACCAGGAGGCCTATGGCGGTCCTGTAAGTGAATCCTTTTTACGCGGACAGCTGCACCTGCCTGATTTCATCGTGAATCAAATGAATGTACAAGGTGTATTCCATCATCCTACCTTCTTATATGAATCGCTATGGAACTTGGTGGGTATTGTCATATTGCTTATCCTCCGCAGACAGAAATTCCTGCGCGCAGGCGAACTCTTCATCGGATATTTCATCTGGTATTCCATCGGCCGATTCTTCATTGAAGCGGTGCGTACGGACAGCTTGGCGTTCCAAGGCGCAACCGGACTTGCCGACTTCATTAACAATACGCTGTGGGCACCGATGACTTGGATGGGCTTTGAACTGGGCCATCTGGATCCGGCTTACGGCAATATTCGGATTTCTCAGCTGCTGTCGGTGTTCTTCGTCATTGCAGGCATCGTATTGATCGTTGTACGCCGCGTAACAGGCCGCGCCAATGTGCGTTATTTGGACCCCATCGTGTCAACGAAGATCGGAGCAGGGCCAACGCCTGAAGCTGACCTTCAGACGGATAAAGCCGTGAAGTCATCTGCGCAGGCACCTGTTAAGCAGGATAAACTGGCAGCAGATCCAGTAGAGAAGGATGATACAAGCTCTCTAATCCAAACCCAGGAGACGGAAGTCAAATCGTCCCGAGTAGAAGATACTCCGGCAATAAAACCAGATACGGAGGACAAAAAGGAGTAGTTGCAGCATGATAGAAACCGTACTGTTTGATTTAGACGGAACCATTATTGATACGAATGAATTGATTATCTCGTCGTTTCTGCATGTCTTCGAGGCTCAAGCACCGGGACCGTTAACCAGGGAGCAGATCATTCCACATATGGGAACCACGCTGGAACAGCAGCTGCAGGCTTTCTCGGGAGGCGTTGAGGATGTTAGTCCGTTTGTCAAAGCCTACCGTTCCTTCAACACGCTTCATCATGATGAGATGGTTAGACCGTTCCCTCATGTAAATGAGGTCGTGGAGCGCCTTCATCGTCACGGGCTTTCGCTTGGGATTGTAACAACTAAGATTCGTCCTTCTACGATGATGACTTTGGAAAAGTACGATCTCGAGCGATTCATGTCGACGATTGTTACGGTGAACGACGTCGAGCATCCGAAACCGCATCCTGAGCCCGTTCTGACAGCAATTGAGCGGCTGGGCGCCAATCCGGCTACGACATTGATGATCGGGGACAGTCCGGTCGACATTCAGTCCGCCAAGGCGGCGGGTGTGAAGGCCGCAGCTGTAGCTTGGTCCCTGAAGGGTGAGCAGAAGCTGATGGAGTATGGTCCGGATTATGTTTTAAAGGATATGAAAGACCTGTATGAAATCGTAGGACTTCAAGAGGAATAGGAGTTTTGGCAGCATGGCCAGAAAGGTTACCCGTTATCCTGTAGAAGGGCCCAACGCGCTATGGCAAATCTACCGCACCGTGAGCCCGTTTAAGGGCGTCAAGAACTTCATCTTTATCCAGTTGGCCCGCTATTGCCCTATCCTGCCCTTGAAGAACTGGATATACCGCCATATGCTCGGGATGAAGGTGGGAAGACATACTGCGTTTGGATTGATGGTCATGGTGGATGTGTTTTTTCCGGAGAAAATATCTATCGGCGAGAATTCGGTGATCGGCTACAATACAACGATTCTTGCCCATGAGTATCTAATAAAGGAATATCGTCTGGGTGAAGTGCGGATCGGGGAGAATGTGCTCATCGGCGCGAACACCACGATTTTGCCTGGCGTAACGATCGGAGATGGAGCGGTTGTTGCTGCAGGGTCTGTCGTACATAAAGATGTGGCACCGGGTGTTTTTGTAGGCGGCAATCCATTGCGAGAGCTGAAGAGGACATCGACGGAAAGTGAGTCAATTTGAGGTAATGTGACAAGTTAGGTTCTCAAGCTACCTGAATTATTGTAGAATGAGTATAGGATAACATGACACAAAGCGATTCCATAGTCCCCGGGGTATGATGGCCTTGAGGGACTTTTTTGCCCGCCCATCCCTTTTCATTGACTCTATGAAAATACTTGAATCAAGGAGGCGACGCCTGACATGAGTGCAACGCTGAACAAGAAGGAAAGGCTGCCGCAGCTCGATATTTATCGTGCGCTGGCCATCCTGGGCGTGCTTCACGTTCATGCGACTTCATTTGCAACAGTGGATGCGATTGATTCGCGATTCTATTATATTATTAATTTTTTGAATATTTTCTTTAAATACGGTACACCCTCGTTTATATTCCTAAGCAGCTTCGTGCTGTTCTATAACTATGCGGACCGGCCGCTGACCAAAGATCTAATCAAAAACTTCTACAAACGGCGGCTCTTGTACATTTTGCTGCCTTATGTGTTGTTCTCGATCATCTATTTCTTTGTGCGGATGTATCAGAACGGGCTGCTCAACAGCTCATTTGATCTATGGGCACAGATGCCTCTTTTCTTTGAACGTTTAATTCGGGGGCAGAACTATACGCACTTATATTTTGTATTTATCAGTTTGCAGTTCTATATCTTGTTCCCGATCTTCCTTAAGCTGTTCAAATCGTCACGGTTTCTCGTACGGTGGGCGGTTCCCATCGGGTTCCTGCTTCAATGGGGCTTTATCATATGGAATAAATACGAGCTGCACTACACGTTTAAAGGAAGCCTGGCCATCTCGTATTTAGCCTATTATATGCTGGGTGCTTATCTGGCGATGAATTACGACAAATTCAAGGGCTGGCTTACGTCATCCTGGAAAAAGCAGACTTCAGGTCAAAGAGCAGGTACGGTCGTGTTATGGGCCGGTTGGCTTGCGATGGCACTGACACATGTGCAGATTTGGTACAATCAGAGATTGCACGGTGCCAAATACGACTCCCTGTTGTACGAGCTGTTATGGAATCTGCACACGGTTTTCTCCGCGATTGTGCTGATGCAGCTGGCCAGCTGGCTGTATAACAGCGGTTGGAAACTCATCGTGAAGGTGCTGACGCGGATTGGCGAGTTGTCCTTCGCGATCTATCTGGTGCATCCGCTCTGGCTGTTCCTATACCGGGAGTACGATCTCAAGCTGAATCCGGTAACCGATGATTATCTCATCTGGATTTATGGTGGCATGGTTACTGCGCTGATTGTCAGTGCACTGGTGGTACAAACGGTGTTCCGGTGGATTCCAGGCTCCTGGATGCTGCTTGGCAGCGTTCCGCGATCATTGAAGCCATCATCCAAAGCACCGAAAGCACCAACGCAGAGAAAAGATACCGTTACAGGCGACAGCAAAAAATCGGTGGATCTATAACCATAGCAGGCATACTTTTTTCTTATTTATCATTATGAAGCAAAGCCGTCCGGCAATCGGACGGTTTTTTTGTATTATGCGTGGCTCTGGACATAGCAGAGATTCACCCCTAGATAAGCAAGCCACTCCAGCATGTTCTTGTGTTACAATTATACCCAGAAGTTAAGCAGATTCTTTGGCGGCTAAGGCGGATTACAACGGAGAACGATACATAGCAGGACGCATTTATGATGCATTGACGATCAGGCAGGGTTCATGGTAATATAGCCAATATCCTTTAATTTATTAGCAAGGTACTACTTTACCATAGTAAAGACTTTTCTGAATTTGAGGTGGAGCGTCATGTCTAAACCGAAAGGCTTCGAAAAACCGGCAGGTGTTCGTGATTACCTCCCTCATGCGGTCACCAAGCTGCGCCGGATTGAACGTGAAGTGCTGGCATGTATGGACCGCTGGGGAT
Above is a window of Paenibacillus sp. FSL K6-1330 DNA encoding:
- the ugpC gene encoding sn-glycerol-3-phosphate ABC transporter ATP-binding protein UgpC, whose product is MAGVRLEHIYKKYAGADKATVIDVNLDIKDKEFLVLVGPSGCGKSTTLRMIAGLEEISEGKLYIGDRVVNDVAPKDRDIAMVFQSYALYPHMNVYQNMAFGLKLRKVKKDEIDKRVREAAKILDIEHLLERKPKALSGGQRQRVALGRAIVRDPQVFLMDEPLSNLDAKLRGQMRAEITKLVKRLETTCIYVTHDQTEAMTMGDRIVVMQDGIIQQADSPEQLYNNPNNLFVAGFIGSPTMNFINGKLSEQNGGVYFTSQGLNVQVPGGKAQLLKNKSMIGKEVIMGVRPEDIHEEPVFLEASPNTIFTAKVDVTENLGHEMLLYLSGLGTDTVIGRVDGRSTTRESDNVKLALDMNKVHIFDKESELNVLLED
- the hprK gene encoding HPr(Ser) kinase/phosphatase, with amino-acid sequence MAKKVKVSELVQQFQLEVIAGEEGLKRQITTDDLNRPGLEMAGYFEYHPRERVQLLGRTELAFFGMLKPEERKERMRSLCTEETPCIVVTRSLEVPEELVELGNERGLPVLRSSMATTILTSRFTSFLERKLAPTTTIHGVLCDVYGVGMLITGSSGIGKSETALELVKRGHRLIADDAVEIRQTSDFQLHGTAPELIRHLLEIRGVGIINVMTLFGAGAVRNNKRITLVVRLEAWQQDKQYDRLGLDEETTRIIETDIPLVTIPVRPGRNLAVIIEVAAMNYRLKQMGLNAALQFTNKLTATIAEDMDDLD
- the lgt gene encoding prolipoprotein diacylglyceryl transferase, whose amino-acid sequence is MQTLLIDPVAFSIGSLRVHWYGLILGLGALAGLLLAIREGKRFGIPQEFFMDLLLLGVPSAIIGARIYYVAFKWEDYKDNFLDVFKIWNGGIAIFGALIGAIICALIFVRRKGYSFWRIADICAPSLLAGQIIGRWGNFVNQEAYGGPVSESFLRGQLHLPDFIVNQMNVQGVFHHPTFLYESLWNLVGIVILLILRRQKFLRAGELFIGYFIWYSIGRFFIEAVRTDSLAFQGATGLADFINNTLWAPMTWMGFELGHLDPAYGNIRISQLLSVFFVIAGIVLIVVRRVTGRANVRYLDPIVSTKIGAGPTPEADLQTDKAVKSSAQAPVKQDKLAADPVEKDDTSSLIQTQETEVKSSRVEDTPAIKPDTEDKKE
- the ppaX gene encoding pyrophosphatase PpaX, encoding MIETVLFDLDGTIIDTNELIISSFLHVFEAQAPGPLTREQIIPHMGTTLEQQLQAFSGGVEDVSPFVKAYRSFNTLHHDEMVRPFPHVNEVVERLHRHGLSLGIVTTKIRPSTMMTLEKYDLERFMSTIVTVNDVEHPKPHPEPVLTAIERLGANPATTLMIGDSPVDIQSAKAAGVKAAAVAWSLKGEQKLMEYGPDYVLKDMKDLYEIVGLQEE
- a CDS encoding acyltransferase translates to MARKVTRYPVEGPNALWQIYRTVSPFKGVKNFIFIQLARYCPILPLKNWIYRHMLGMKVGRHTAFGLMVMVDVFFPEKISIGENSVIGYNTTILAHEYLIKEYRLGEVRIGENVLIGANTTILPGVTIGDGAVVAAGSVVHKDVAPGVFVGGNPLRELKRTSTESESI
- a CDS encoding acyltransferase; protein product: MSATLNKKERLPQLDIYRALAILGVLHVHATSFATVDAIDSRFYYIINFLNIFFKYGTPSFIFLSSFVLFYNYADRPLTKDLIKNFYKRRLLYILLPYVLFSIIYFFVRMYQNGLLNSSFDLWAQMPLFFERLIRGQNYTHLYFVFISLQFYILFPIFLKLFKSSRFLVRWAVPIGFLLQWGFIIWNKYELHYTFKGSLAISYLAYYMLGAYLAMNYDKFKGWLTSSWKKQTSGQRAGTVVLWAGWLAMALTHVQIWYNQRLHGAKYDSLLYELLWNLHTVFSAIVLMQLASWLYNSGWKLIVKVLTRIGELSFAIYLVHPLWLFLYREYDLKLNPVTDDYLIWIYGGMVTALIVSALVVQTVFRWIPGSWMLLGSVPRSLKPSSKAPKAPTQRKDTVTGDSKKSVDL